A window of Tautonia plasticadhaerens contains these coding sequences:
- a CDS encoding PEP-CTERM sorting domain-containing protein (PEP-CTERM proteins occur, often in large numbers, in the proteomes of bacteria that also encode an exosortase, a predicted intramembrane cysteine proteinase. The presence of a PEP-CTERM domain at a protein's C-terminus predicts cleavage within the sorting domain, followed by covalent anchoring to some some component of the (usually Gram-negative) cell surface. Many PEP-CTERM proteins exhibit an unusual sequence composition that includes large numbers of potential glycosylation sites. Expression of one such protein has been shown restore the ability of a bacterium to form floc, a type of biofilm.) gives MDMMRWSALVLLAAIGVLSPSAAFADPIVGQVDDFEDGTTQGWTVNFAGMAPPPADALPTVVSTGGPGGAADSFLMLTSLGGNGPGSRLSVGNLDPRWTGDYLAAGVRAITMDVNNFGSTELALRLAFEDPTAGPPSNVAFSTDALIVPTGSGWMTVTFLIGPGDLTAGLGDVDAALTGATLIRLYHSPDPNFPNPVSPIPAVVAQLGIDNIAVVPEPASLVLTVTGLIGLCSSIRRRRSS, from the coding sequence ATGGACATGATGAGATGGTCGGCTCTTGTCCTGCTGGCGGCGATCGGCGTCCTGTCCCCATCGGCGGCCTTCGCCGACCCCATCGTCGGCCAGGTCGATGACTTCGAGGACGGGACGACCCAAGGCTGGACAGTGAACTTTGCGGGGATGGCGCCCCCGCCTGCCGACGCCCTCCCCACCGTCGTCTCGACGGGAGGGCCCGGTGGGGCCGCTGATAGCTTCCTGATGTTGACCTCCCTCGGCGGCAACGGTCCGGGCAGCCGGCTCTCGGTGGGCAACCTCGATCCCCGTTGGACCGGGGACTACCTCGCCGCGGGCGTGCGCGCCATCACCATGGACGTGAACAACTTCGGATCGACGGAGCTGGCCCTGCGGTTGGCCTTCGAAGACCCGACGGCCGGCCCGCCCAGCAACGTCGCCTTCTCGACGGACGCGTTGATCGTGCCCACCGGCAGCGGGTGGATGACGGTGACGTTCCTCATCGGGCCGGGCGACCTGACCGCCGGGCTCGGGGACGTCGACGCGGCGTTGACGGGTGCGACCCTCATCCGCCTCTACCACAGCCCCGACCCCAATTTCCCCAATCCGGTGTCCCCGATCCCCGCGGTCGTCGCCCAGTTGGGCATCGACAACATCGCCGTCGTGCCGGAGCCGGCGTCGCTCGTCCTGACCGTCACCGGCCTCATCGGATTATGCTCGTCGATCCGCCGACGTCGCAGCTCGTAG
- a CDS encoding DJ-1/PfpI family protein, protein MTRFVLIAGLTLGLTAPQAGHSMGLEGEEPLEVKVGDFVRNGGATGEVKAVKPDGSVEVFVISPQYGTATWRVGEVTYAWMTRSHQLATKYQEVPPELDTRGNDYKISISVPDDAGKTSLSGRRVLIISADGPELPELDIPMGFLESRGAEVDLAGQSWIFDGDPETKVPYRNPPGHIVIAQWLADDICVKADLALRNVDVGKYDAIFIPGGAWNPDMLRTDGDALRVVREARAPGKLIVSLCHGPQVLINADRDGEKKNAVFPACTKITGVANIRVDLENAGFTVLDEPTVYDEECRLLTARDPNDLGPLCEEMGRLLAAERE, encoded by the coding sequence ATGACACGATTCGTGCTGATCGCCGGCCTGACCCTGGGCTTGACGGCCCCGCAGGCGGGGCATTCGATGGGCCTGGAGGGGGAGGAACCGCTTGAAGTCAAGGTCGGCGACTTCGTGCGTAACGGCGGTGCGACCGGGGAGGTGAAAGCCGTCAAGCCGGATGGTTCTGTCGAAGTGTTCGTCATCAGCCCGCAATACGGCACCGCGACATGGCGGGTCGGAGAGGTCACCTACGCGTGGATGACTCGCTCCCATCAGCTCGCGACGAAATACCAGGAGGTCCCGCCCGAGCTCGACACGCGTGGGAACGATTACAAGATTTCCATCTCCGTCCCCGACGACGCGGGGAAGACCTCCCTGAGCGGCAGGCGCGTCCTCATCATCAGCGCCGACGGCCCCGAGCTCCCGGAACTCGACATCCCGATGGGATTCCTCGAATCGAGGGGAGCCGAGGTCGACCTGGCCGGTCAGAGTTGGATCTTCGACGGCGACCCCGAGACCAAGGTGCCCTACCGCAACCCTCCCGGGCACATCGTCATCGCACAGTGGCTGGCCGACGACATCTGCGTGAAGGCAGACCTGGCTTTAAGGAATGTCGACGTAGGCAAATACGACGCGATTTTCATCCCGGGTGGCGCGTGGAACCCGGACATGCTGCGGACCGACGGCGACGCGCTGAGGGTCGTCCGCGAGGCCCGCGCCCCGGGGAAGCTGATCGTCAGCCTGTGCCACGGCCCCCAGGTCCTCATCAACGCCGACAGGGACGGCGAGAAGAAGAACGCCGTGTTCCCGGCCTGCACCAAAATCACCGGGGTGGCCAACATCCGCGTCGACCTGGAGAACGCCGGCTTCACCGTCCTCGACGAGCCGACGGTGTACGATGAGGAGTGCCGGCTCCTCACCGCGCGTGACCCCAACGATCTCGGGCCCTTGTGTGAGGAGATGGGGCGTCTGTTGGCCGCGGAGCGGGAGTAG